Below is a genomic region from Chloroflexi bacterium ADurb.Bin180.
GTTCATCTGCAGTTTGATCCCGACTGAGAAGCTCACCGTAAGCAGGGTAGTCCGTTGCCGGAGGGGCGTAGGTGCCGAAGAAAAAGGGTAGTCAGCCTCTAACGCTAATCGTGGTTCCGCATGACGAGCGGCCGCCGATCAGCTTTCGTTTTCCTACCTGGTTAGTTCCTCTTCTGAGTCTGCTCACCGTTACTACAGTGGCGGGCTTTGCTGTCGTCGGGGCGCACTCTTTGCGCCTCACGCAGGAAGTCGCTGCGCTGCGGCAGGATCGTCAGCTACAACAGGCGCGGGAACGCGAGATGCGTTCCACTATCCTTGTCCAACAGGATGAGGTTCGTGGTCTGTCGTCGCTGGTGAGCGGTTTCGAGACAGAGCTGGCCAGTGTCAACAACCTGAGCGCCGAAGTCCGCGAAATCATCGGTCTGCCCGCTCCTGAGAGTACCCCCGAGCCCCTTGTCACCACCTACTCGGAGGCAGCTTATCGGAGCATGGCGGCGGACGCACGCCTGTCAACCGCGGGCTATGAGGGACGCGGCGGAGGTCTGACGGCCGAGATCTCGGACAAGGGCATGGACGCCGCCGTGGAGCAGAGCCAGCAGATCATCGAGATGCAAAACGCGGTGCCCAGTATGCTTCGTGAGCTGGCAGAGCTGCGTGACGAGGTGCTGGTGCGAATGGCCAAGATCGAGCCGGAGAAGCGTACCAACCTTGATGACCTCGAG
It encodes:
- the mepM_3 gene encoding Murein DD-endopeptidase MepM gives rise to the protein MPKKKGSQPLTLIVVPHDERPPISFRFPTWLVPLLSLLTVTTVAGFAVVGAHSLRLTQEVAALRQDRQLQQAREREMRSTILVQQDEVRGLSSLVSGFETELASVNNLSAEVREIIGLPAPESTPEPLVTTYSEAAYRSMAADARLSTAGYEGRGGGLTAEISDKGMDAAVEQSQQIIEMQNAVPSMLRELAELRDEVLVRMAKIEPEKRTNLDDLEFQLRLLAAAPHRWPTDIRRISSKFGYRSLLGKLEFHNGIDIPMWFGTQVLATADGVVISAGWDGGLGWAVEVQHEMGFTTTYGHTSKLLVKKGDEVKAGEAIALSGNSGRSTGPHLHYEMRLNNIPVDPLKYLDADRPYVIEK